Part of the Luteolibacter rhizosphaerae genome, GAGATCACGGGCCGGATCATCCCGGCGCACACGCGGCATCACCGCACGGCCTTTCTCTTCCATGTCGAGGGCGTTAAGGAGCTGGGCAAGTGAGGGGTAGCTGCGTGTGGTTCGTGCAGAGTCACTTCTAACACGGGATCACGTAGCTGTCGTAAATCTACGAAGTGTTAGGGTGTGGTCCTCATGACTCGCGATCTCCCTCCAGTAACCCGCGTCGAGAAGGTCTGTGTGGCCTTGCTCGCGCTCGTCTCCGTCTCCGCGCTCATCGCCTCCGGCTGGCACATGATGGTCCATTGATTGGCTGGTAATGGATCTCACTCCAAAAGGTGCGCGAGCGCCTGGGGATCCATCGCATGCCGGGTGGCGGTATCCAGATCGATGGTGCCTTTCTTCACCAAAGCGGCGAGGGATCGTTCTAGGGTGATCATGCCTTCCTCGGTGCCGGTCAGCATGGCATTGCGCAGGTAGTGGTCCTGGCCCTCGCGGATGCCGGTGGCGACGGCGGGGGTGACGATGAGTTTCTCGATGGCGGGGATCATGCCCTTGCTGCGGGTGGGCACGAGGCGCTGCGAGACGGCGGCGCGGAGCGAGGAGGCGAGCTGGATGCGGACGAGGCGCTGTTGGTGGCCGGGAAAGACGTCGACGATGCGATTCACCGCGGAGCTGGCGCTGCCGGAGTGAAGGGTGGCGAGGACGAGATGGCCGGTCTCCGCCGCGGTGAGAGCGGCGGTGATGGTGGGCAGGTCGCGGAGTTCACCTAACAGGATGACATCCGGATTCTCGCGGAGGGAGGCGCGGAGACCTTCGCTGAAGCTCTCCACATCCGATCCCACTTCGCGCTGGTGGATCAGGCACTGGGCCTCGCGATGCTCGAATTCGATCGGGTCCTCGATGGTGATGACGTGGCGCGGGCGGCTGCGGTTCAGGTGATCGACGAGGGCGGCGAGGGTGGTCGATTTCCCCGAGCCCGAGGTGCCCGTGACCAGGACGAGGCCGCTGGGGTAGGCGACGAGATCGAGCAGGGAGTCCGGGAGATTGAGCTCCGCCAAGGAGGGGATCCGTTGTCGGATGGGGCGGAGCGCGGCGGCCACACCATCGATGTGGCGGAAAACATTCACGCGGAAGCGCCGGACGCCGTCCGAGAGATTGTAGCGGAGGGCGAAATCCACATGGCCGAGGCGTTCGAACTCCTGACGAGCGGAATCGTCCGGGATCAGCTGGAGGATCTGGGCGGCTTCCGGAACGGGGGCGTCGATACGGGCGATCAGGCCGCGGCGGCGGACGCGTGGCGGCTTGCCGGAGGAGAGGAAGATATCGGAGGTCTCCGCGGTGGTGGCCTGGTCGATCAGGGAGAGCAGATCCGGGGCGCTGGCGAGGACCGGGGAAGGGGAGGACGGCGGATTGATCAGGCCTTCTAACAGCTCGTCCGCCTTGCTGGGCTCGGGCGGCGGCGGTGCTCCTAGGGCGTGGATCTCGATGCGGAACTCCGCGCCGGAGGAATGGATGTGGTAGCCGAACTCGGTCTCGTCCGCGGAGGTGAAGCGGCCTTCCTGCCGGGCGGCCCCGGGTTCTGTCCCCGTGATCTCGCCGGCCATGCGCTGGAGGATCTCCGTGCGCAGGGAGGGCATTGAGAGCTCGATGGTCTCGCCTTGCTTCAGAAGATAGGGGACGGCATCCGAGACGAGGATCAAGCGCTCGGCGCGCTTCTCCAGCATCAGCTTCAGGAAGGTATCGATGAGCGCCATGGCGGAGGAAAGGAATCGCTCCCTTCCAATGCCGCAAGTGCCGGGATTTGTCGGGAGCGCTTCAGCGCAGGGACAGGCCGAGCGGGAAGCTGACCTTGAAGCGGGCTCCTTCGCCCGGCTTGCTGAGGAGCGTGACGCTGCCGCCCGCGCGATCGGCGAGGCGCTTCACGATCGACAGGCCGAGGCCGGTGGAAATCTCGTTGCCGGTGGGCAGGGCGCTGAGGCGGGCGTAGCGCTTGAAGAGCCGGGGGTAGTCGTCGGCTTGGAAGCCGGGGCCGTTGTCCTCGATGGTGAAGAAGCCGGAGGGGCCTTCGCTACCGATGGTCACGCGGATCTCGCCGCCGCGGGGGGTGAACTTCACGGCGTTGCCCAGCAGGTTCTCCGCGATCTGCCCGATCACCCATTCGGCCGTGGCGATGGGCAGGGGGTAGGCGGTGTATTCGCGGCGCAGCGAGAGGCCTTTCTCCAAGGCGGTGTCGCCGATCTCGTTCATGTGAGAGTCGAGCAGGCGTCCGAGATCGCGGCAGCCGCCGGCCTCATCGCGGTGCAGGTCTTCCACGGCGCGGAGAAGGTGAGCGATGCGCTCTGCGGAATCCGTGAGCGTGCCGCCGAGTGCCTGCAGGCGATCGGCGGGGATCTTCTGCTCGGTGAGCAGTCCGGAGATCAGCCGGATGCTGGACAGCGGTGAGCGGAGATCGTGGATGAGCACGTCGGTAATGGTCCGCTCGCGGCGTTTCGCCACGTGGAGCTCGATCTGCTCGGCCACGATGGCGGTAAAGTCACGGATCAGGGCGATCTCTTCCTCGGTCCACTCGCGGGGCTTCACATCGATCACGCAGAAGGCACCGTAGATATGGTGATCCGGTGCGACGAGGGGGAAACCGAGATACGCATTTACCCCCAGTTCCGTCACCGCCGGGTTCGACATGACGAAGGGGTCGGTGCGCGCATCGGTGATCACCAAGGGACGGCGCAGGGTCACCACGTGCTTGCAGAAGGAGTGGCTGAGAGGGGTCTCGCGCTTCTCGGCGTAAGCCTCTGGTATTCCGCAGGCTCCAGCGAACACCTGTCGATCATGGTCTACCAGTGTGACAAGGCATGCCGGGACTTTGAGCATGCGCGCGGCGAGCGCGGTGACGCGATCGAAGTCCATGTCCGTCTTGCCGCTCAGCAGTCCCGAGCTGGTCAAGGAATCAAGGCGGGCTTGGTCGGACGAGGAATGATTGAACATGCGGCAACGCGGTGCACTTATCTTTTTATTAGCGATGCTGCAAGTTCCGCTTTCAGGCTCTTTTGCAGGTTAGGCCGGAAAGGAAAAGGCGAAGGATGGCTCCTTCGCCTTTCATGATCTGTTTGTAACGGGAAAGGGCTCAGCCTTCCTTGCCGCAGCACTGCTTGTACTTCTTGCCGGAGCCGCACGGGCAGGGGGCATTGCGGCCCATCTGGTCGATGTCGAAGCTCGGCGGGCGGCGCTTGGGCAGGTTCAGCTTCACCTCGCCGCTGCTGTCATCCACGAGGGCATTGCCGGAGTTCGAGGTGGAGGCGACATTGGCGCGACCGATCGGCTGGGAAACCTCCGCGCTCTGGAGCTGCTGCGGCATGCCGTGGAGCTGGCGCAGGATGGCTTCCAGATTGCCGGCGGAGCGGAAGAGGTTCTGGAGTGCTTCCCCTTCGATGCTGGCCATCAGTTGGGAGAAGAGCTCGTAGGCCTCGTTCTTGTATTCCACCAGCGGATCCTTCTGGCCTTGGGCACGCAGGTGCACGCCCTCGCGCAGGGCATCCATGTTGTAGAGGTGCGCTTGCCACTGGCGGTCAATCGCGGCGAGCATCATGCGGCGCTCTTCCGCATCGAGGATCTCGGGCGGCAAGCCGTCCACGCGGAGTTGATAGGTCTCCTTGACGCGCTGGATGAGGAACTCGGCGATCTCCTCGGCGGACTTGGATTCCACGCTCAGGTCTTCCGGGGTCACGCGGATCGGCAGGGTGGTGTTCACCCAGTGCATCAGCTCGTTGTAGTCCGGATTGGCCTCGTCGCGGTCGGCCAAGAACTCCTGAACCTTGCCCGGGATGACCTTCTCGATGATCTCGTTGACCAAGTCGCGCGGCTCCTCGGTGGTGAGCACCTCGTTGCGGTAGCCGTAGACGACCTCGCGCTGCTTGTTCATCACGTCGTCGAACTCGAGCACCCGCTTGCGCCAGGTGTAGTTGCGCTGTTCGACGCGCTTCTGGGCGGTTTCGACCGATTTGTTCAGCCAAGCGTGCTCGAGGGCTTCGCCCTCCTGCATGCCGAAGCGCTCCATCATCGCCGTCATGCGGTCGGCGGCGGCGAAGTTACGCATCAGGTCGTCTTCGAAGGAGATGAAGAACTGGCTCAGGCCCGGATCGCCCTGGCGGGCGCAACGGCCGCGGAGCTGGCGGTCGACACGGCGGGACTCGTAGCGCTCC contains:
- a CDS encoding sensor histidine kinase, which encodes MFNHSSSDQARLDSLTSSGLLSGKTDMDFDRVTALAARMLKVPACLVTLVDHDRQVFAGACGIPEAYAEKRETPLSHSFCKHVVTLRRPLVITDARTDPFVMSNPAVTELGVNAYLGFPLVAPDHHIYGAFCVIDVKPREWTEEEIALIRDFTAIVAEQIELHVAKRRERTITDVLIHDLRSPLSSIRLISGLLTEQKIPADRLQALGGTLTDSAERIAHLLRAVEDLHRDEAGGCRDLGRLLDSHMNEIGDTALEKGLSLRREYTAYPLPIATAEWVIGQIAENLLGNAVKFTPRGGEIRVTIGSEGPSGFFTIEDNGPGFQADDYPRLFKRYARLSALPTGNEISTGLGLSIVKRLADRAGGSVTLLSKPGEGARFKVSFPLGLSLR
- a CDS encoding type IV pilus twitching motility protein PilT gives rise to the protein MALIDTFLKLMLEKRAERLILVSDAVPYLLKQGETIELSMPSLRTEILQRMAGEITGTEPGAARQEGRFTSADETEFGYHIHSSGAEFRIEIHALGAPPPPEPSKADELLEGLINPPSSPSPVLASAPDLLSLIDQATTAETSDIFLSSGKPPRVRRRGLIARIDAPVPEAAQILQLIPDDSARQEFERLGHVDFALRYNLSDGVRRFRVNVFRHIDGVAAALRPIRQRIPSLAELNLPDSLLDLVAYPSGLVLVTGTSGSGKSTTLAALVDHLNRSRPRHVITIEDPIEFEHREAQCLIHQREVGSDVESFSEGLRASLRENPDVILLGELRDLPTITAALTAAETGHLVLATLHSGSASSAVNRIVDVFPGHQQRLVRIQLASSLRAAVSQRLVPTRSKGMIPAIEKLIVTPAVATGIREGQDHYLRNAMLTGTEEGMITLERSLAALVKKGTIDLDTATRHAMDPQALAHLLE